In the Ictalurus punctatus breed USDA103 chromosome 7, Coco_2.0, whole genome shotgun sequence genome, one interval contains:
- the LOC124625987 gene encoding E3 ubiquitin-protein ligase TRIM39, with the protein MASSSSVLCEDQLQCSICLDVFTDPVSTPCGHNFCMICLKEFWDSSSHCQCPVCKEEFPKRPELRVNTFISGLAAAFKKQVPLKAKKVLCDSCTEEKLEALKSCLHCGVSYCNIHLMLHKTTTKLMKHKLMEPVENLEDYICQKHDRPLELFCRDDQMCVCQFCTEGDHKTHNTVPIEEESENNKTELWMLHWVVQQMIQERLRKIEEIRHSIELNKKNTEKEKEDSVEIFSKLMHGIKRSAAEVPKAMEEKQKAAEKQAEELIKELEQEITELKRRNTELEQISHTEDHLHLLQIYPSLCSPPHTQDWTDVTINSHLSLETLRRKIIQEVLNDEMDKFVHIELKRMQQHAVDVTLDPDTANPSLTLTNDGKEVTCENIIKKLPDNPERFDRCICVLGKEGFSSGRFYYEVQVRGKTKWDLGVVRESINRKGEITACPENGFWSVSWHNKTEYEALDSPPIPLSLKQAPQKVGVFVDYEEGLISFYDVEAKSHIYSFTGQSFTEKLYPFFSPCLNEGGENSAPLIIYPLTQVQE; encoded by the exons ATGGCTTCCTCCAGCAGTGTCCTATGTGAAGATCAGCTCCAGTGCTCCATCTGTCTGGATGTGTTCACTGATCCAGTCTCTACTCCATGTGGACACAACTTCTGTATGATCTGTCTCAAAGAGTTCTGGGACAGCAGTTCACACTGCCAGTGTCCAGTGTGTAAGGAGGAATTCCCTAAAAGACCTGAACTACGTGTAAATACATTCATCTCTGGACTTGCTGCTGCATTTAAGAAGCAGGTTCCCCTCAAGGCTAAAAAGGTTCTGTGCGACTCCTGCACTGAGGAGAAGCTGGAAGCTCTAAAGTCCTGTCTGCACTGTGGCGTTTCCTACTGTAATATTCATCTGATGCTCCATAAAACCACAACTAAACTCATGAAGCACAAACTGATGGAgcctgtggagaacctggaggactaCATCTGCCAGAAACATGACAGACCCCTGGAGCTGTTCTGTAGAGACgaccagatgtgtgtgtgtcagttctgTACTGAGGGAGACCACAAAACTCACAACACTGTTCCTATAGAGGAGGAGAGTGAAAATAATAAG ACTGAGTTGTGGATGTTACACTGGGTAGTTCAGCAGATGATCCAGGAACGACTGAGGAAGATTGAAGAAATCAGACACTCTATAGAGCTCAATAAA aaaaacacagagaaggagaaagaagacAGTGTGGAGATCTTCAGCAAACTGATGCACGGCATTAAGAGAAGTGCAGCTGAGGTGCCAAAGGCGAtggaggagaagcagaaagcagcagagaagCAGGCTGAAGAGTTGATTAAAGAGCTGGAGCAGGAAATCACTGAGCTAAAGAGGAGAaacactgagctggagcagatCTCACACACTGAGGATCACCTCCACCTCCTACAG ATTTACCCGTCACTGTGCAGCCCTCCACACACCCAGGACTGGACTGACGTCACAATTAACTCTCATCTGAGTCTGGAGACTCTGAGGAGAAAAATAATACAAGAAGTACTTAATGATGAAATGGACAAGTTTGTCCATATTG AACTAAAAAGAATGCAGCAACATGCAG TGGATGTGACTCTGGATCCTGACACAGCAAATCCATCTCTTACCCTAACTAATGATGGCAAAGAGGTCACATGTGAAAACATAATAAAGAAGCTCCCTGATAACCCAGAGAGGTTTGATCGTTGCATCTGTGTACTGGGAAAGGAGGGATTCTCCTCAGGGAGATTTTACTATGAGGTGCAGGTCAGAGGGAAGACTAAGTGGGATTTAGGAGTTGTTAGAGAGTCTATTAATAGGAAGGGGGAAATTACAGCCTGCCCTGAAAATGGATTTTGGTCGGTGTCTTGGCATAATAAGACTGAATATGAGGCTCTGGACTCTCCTCCCATCCCTCTCTCCTTGAAACAGGCTCCTCAGAAGGTGGGggtgtttgtggattatgagGAGGGTCTGATCTCCTTCTATGATGTTGAAGCTAAATCGCATATCTACTCTTTCACTGGCCAGTCGTTCACTGAGAAACTCTATCCATTCTTCAGCCCCTgtctcaatgaaggaggtgAAAACTCAGCACCACTGATCATCTACCCATTGACTCAAGTCCAAGAATAG